Proteins encoded in a region of the Zunongwangia endophytica genome:
- the coaBC gene encoding bifunctional phosphopantothenoylcysteine decarboxylase/phosphopantothenate--cysteine ligase CoaBC: MSVLRGKKILLGITGGIAAYKTASLVRLFIKAGAEVRVVMTPAAKDFITPLTLSTLSKNEVYSSFTEEENEVWNNHVELGLWADLMLIAPATANTLSKMASGNSDNLLLATYASAKCPVYFAPAMDLDMYKHPSTKNNFETLENYGNSMIPAGTGELASGLSGKGRMAEPEEIIQFLENHLSASLPLKGKRVMITAGPTYEAIDPVRFIGNHSSGKMGYEIAKAASNLGAEVILVSGPTHLQIEKDLVNLIKVTTTQQMYDAVTEHFGNVDAVIAAAAVSDYTPEKVADQKIKKADETLTIKLTKTQDILKALGENKQHQKLIGFALETNNELENAKSKLKKKSLDFVVLNSLQDKGAGFQKDTNKVSFVFSEEVKTFGLKPKSEVAQDILNELINLFHE, from the coding sequence ATGTCTGTACTACGAGGCAAAAAAATACTTTTGGGTATAACCGGCGGTATTGCAGCTTACAAAACGGCCTCGTTAGTTCGACTTTTTATTAAGGCCGGCGCAGAAGTCCGCGTGGTGATGACGCCGGCTGCAAAAGATTTTATAACTCCGCTTACCCTTTCTACACTTTCCAAAAACGAAGTTTATTCTTCTTTTACTGAAGAGGAAAACGAAGTTTGGAATAATCATGTAGAATTAGGATTATGGGCAGATTTAATGCTCATTGCACCCGCAACAGCCAATACACTCTCTAAGATGGCTTCGGGTAATAGTGACAATTTGTTACTAGCAACCTATGCTTCGGCAAAATGCCCGGTCTATTTTGCTCCTGCAATGGATTTAGACATGTATAAGCATCCCTCTACCAAAAATAATTTTGAAACTTTAGAAAATTACGGTAATTCAATGATTCCTGCGGGAACCGGGGAACTTGCCAGTGGACTAAGCGGTAAAGGTAGAATGGCTGAACCTGAAGAAATTATTCAGTTTTTAGAAAATCATTTGTCGGCTTCTTTGCCTTTAAAAGGTAAGCGAGTGATGATCACCGCAGGTCCAACTTACGAAGCTATAGATCCTGTACGTTTTATTGGGAATCATAGTAGCGGTAAAATGGGTTATGAAATTGCAAAAGCTGCCTCAAATTTAGGCGCTGAGGTAATTTTGGTTTCTGGTCCTACACATTTGCAGATAGAAAAAGATCTGGTGAATTTAATTAAAGTCACCACTACCCAGCAAATGTATGATGCAGTTACGGAGCATTTTGGAAATGTAGATGCAGTTATAGCAGCTGCGGCAGTTTCAGATTACACGCCAGAAAAAGTAGCTGATCAGAAAATTAAAAAAGCAGACGAGACTTTAACTATAAAACTCACCAAAACTCAGGATATTTTAAAAGCTTTAGGGGAAAATAAGCAGCACCAAAAATTAATAGGTTTTGCTTTAGAAACCAATAACGAATTAGAGAATGCAAAATCTAAGCTGAAAAAGAAGAGTCTTGATTTTGTTGTTTTAAATTCGCTACAGGATAAAGGTGCGGGATTTCAAAAAGATACCAATAAAGTAAGTTTTGTTTTTTCTGAAGAAGTAAAAACTTTTGGGTTAAAGCCCAAATCTGAAGTCGCTCAGGATATTCTAAATGAATTAATCAATCTGTTTCATGAATAG
- a CDS encoding DNA-directed RNA polymerase subunit omega produces the protein MDIKKTEAAVNTTTLDKNQIDAPTDNIYEAISIIAKRANQINSEIKKELLEKLDEFATYNDSLDEIFENKEQIEVSKFYERLPKPHALAVEEWLGDKIYYRNTKDSEEAI, from the coding sequence ATGGATATTAAAAAAACTGAAGCAGCGGTTAACACTACTACGCTCGACAAAAATCAGATTGATGCCCCTACAGATAACATCTACGAGGCAATTTCAATCATCGCTAAAAGAGCTAATCAGATCAATTCAGAGATCAAAAAAGAGCTACTGGAAAAGCTGGATGAGTTTGCAACTTACAACGATAGTTTAGACGAAATTTTCGAAAACAAGGAGCAAATTGAAGTTTCTAAGTTTTACGAAAGACTTCCTAAGCCACATGCTTTGGCAGTAGAAGAATGGTTAGGCGATAAAATTTACTATCGTAACACCAAAGATTCAGAAGAAGCAATCTAA
- a CDS encoding outer membrane protein assembly factor BamD yields MMRKGLLLLGFIFILQSCSDYQKVLKSENAGDKYTFAEKLYNEAKEEDSNRKYRKALRLFEQILPQYRGKPQGEKLSYLYADSYYQVGDYYLSSFEFERFVQSYPNSDKVEEASFKSAKSYYEESPRFDLDQTDTNKAVEALQNYLNKYPDGKYAEQANVMATELRLKLEKKAFEIAKQYWRIGGNYREGNFTAAITSFNNFIADYPGTPYREEAFYLRFDAAYSYAINSYRNLMQERLQEAQEYYQAYKKSYPDGEYVANVDEAYEEIQARLKTFN; encoded by the coding sequence ATGATGAGAAAAGGATTACTCTTACTAGGTTTTATTTTTATTCTTCAGTCCTGTAGTGACTACCAAAAAGTGTTGAAAAGCGAAAATGCAGGTGACAAATACACCTTCGCAGAAAAACTTTACAATGAAGCTAAAGAAGAAGACAGTAACCGCAAATATAGAAAGGCGCTTCGTCTCTTTGAGCAGATTTTACCACAGTACCGCGGGAAACCTCAGGGAGAGAAATTAAGTTACCTTTATGCCGATTCTTATTATCAGGTAGGAGATTATTATTTGTCTAGCTTTGAGTTTGAGCGTTTTGTTCAGTCTTATCCAAATAGTGATAAGGTAGAAGAAGCGTCTTTTAAATCGGCTAAAAGTTATTACGAAGAATCACCGCGTTTTGATTTAGATCAAACAGATACAAATAAGGCTGTAGAAGCACTACAAAATTATCTTAACAAGTATCCTGATGGTAAATACGCAGAGCAAGCCAATGTAATGGCGACTGAGTTACGTTTGAAGTTAGAGAAAAAAGCATTTGAAATAGCAAAACAATATTGGAGAATTGGTGGGAATTATCGTGAAGGAAACTTTACGGCAGCAATTACCTCTTTCAATAATTTTATAGCAGATTATCCTGGTACACCATATCGCGAAGAAGCGTTTTACCTAAGATTTGATGCAGCATATTCCTATGCTATTAATAGTTATAGGAATTTAATGCAAGAACGTTTACAAGAAGCACAAGAATATTATCAGGCGTACAAGAAAAGTTATCCTGATGGTGAGTATGTTGCGAATGTAGACGAAGCATACGAGGAGATACAAGCAAGGTTGAAAACTTTTAATTAG
- the dapA gene encoding 4-hydroxy-tetrahydrodipicolinate synthase: MSAFVGTGVALVTPFKNDLSVDFEALERLVEDQIANGIDYLVVLGTTGEYTTLTKQEKEQVIKCIVTVNNNRLPLVLGIGGNNTMAVVEEVKTTNLKDFQAVLSVSPYYSKPSQEGIFQHFKLVAEASPLPIILYNVPGRTGSNMLPETIARIANECDNVIGVKEAAGDIVQAMKLISHVPEGFKVISGDDMITLPMTLAGGAGVISVIGQGFPAEFSHMVQLGLEGNAKEAYQLHYKIAASIDLAFAEGNPVGIKAILEKKEICSKNVRLPLVNASEGLQIKIGDFINQFYTAIV, encoded by the coding sequence ATGAGCGCGTTTGTAGGCACAGGAGTAGCATTGGTAACTCCTTTTAAAAATGATCTAAGTGTAGATTTTGAAGCTTTAGAGCGATTGGTAGAAGATCAAATCGCAAATGGTATCGATTATCTTGTGGTTTTAGGAACTACGGGAGAATACACAACGCTTACTAAACAGGAAAAAGAACAGGTAATTAAATGCATCGTCACAGTAAATAATAATCGTCTTCCTTTAGTTTTGGGAATAGGTGGAAATAATACTATGGCAGTGGTAGAGGAAGTGAAAACTACAAACCTAAAAGATTTTCAGGCCGTTCTATCGGTTTCACCATATTATAGTAAACCCTCGCAAGAAGGAATTTTTCAGCATTTTAAACTGGTAGCAGAAGCTTCACCGCTTCCTATAATTCTATATAATGTGCCTGGAAGAACAGGATCTAATATGTTACCAGAAACTATTGCTAGAATCGCTAATGAATGTGATAATGTAATAGGAGTGAAGGAAGCTGCGGGAGATATTGTGCAAGCCATGAAGTTAATTAGTCATGTGCCAGAAGGTTTTAAAGTGATTTCTGGTGACGATATGATTACACTGCCAATGACGCTTGCTGGTGGGGCAGGAGTAATTTCTGTTATAGGACAGGGCTTTCCTGCTGAATTTTCACACATGGTTCAATTAGGTTTAGAAGGAAACGCAAAAGAAGCTTACCAATTACATTACAAAATAGCAGCATCTATAGATTTGGCTTTTGCTGAAGGGAACCCGGTAGGTATCAAAGCTATTTTAGAAAAGAAGGAAATATGCAGTAAGAATGTAAGATTACCATTGGTAAATGCTTCAGAGGGCTTACAAATCAAAATTGGTGATTTTATTAATCAATTTTATACCGCTATCGTTTAG
- a CDS encoding 5'-nucleotidase C-terminal domain-containing protein, giving the protein MRKDVWLFFFAVSIFALQSCKFNPETPETKVDGREIPIDSTVSADQEIENFIAPFKKHLNETLDNPLAYNPSVLSKGEKGMNTGIGNLMADIVIEQSNPVFENRTGNSIDFILLNYGGIRAELNKGDITTRDAYNMMPFENQIVIAELSGKKVKELLSYLENGKSAHPVSGIKIKMDKDYHITEASVNGKPINEAQNYFVATSDYLQQGGDSMNFFKDPINLYNIDYKLRNAIIDYFEKIDTIAAKQDDRFIKE; this is encoded by the coding sequence ATGAGAAAAGACGTTTGGTTATTTTTTTTCGCAGTTAGCATTTTTGCTTTACAATCGTGCAAATTTAACCCCGAAACACCAGAGACTAAAGTTGACGGTCGAGAAATCCCAATTGACAGTACTGTAAGCGCCGATCAGGAAATTGAGAATTTTATCGCTCCCTTTAAAAAACATCTAAATGAAACGCTCGACAATCCTCTAGCTTATAATCCAAGTGTATTAAGCAAAGGTGAAAAAGGGATGAATACCGGTATTGGTAATCTAATGGCCGATATTGTAATAGAACAATCGAATCCTGTTTTTGAAAATCGCACTGGTAATTCTATTGATTTTATTTTGCTGAATTATGGCGGAATTCGTGCTGAATTAAACAAAGGGGATATTACAACTCGTGATGCCTACAACATGATGCCTTTTGAAAATCAAATTGTAATTGCTGAATTATCTGGAAAAAAGGTAAAAGAGTTGCTTTCTTATCTGGAAAATGGAAAATCTGCACATCCTGTGAGTGGCATTAAAATTAAAATGGATAAAGATTATCATATCACTGAAGCCAGCGTAAACGGAAAACCAATTAATGAAGCGCAAAATTATTTTGTGGCTACATCAGATTATTTGCAACAAGGTGGAGATAGCATGAACTTTTTTAAAGACCCGATTAATTTATACAATATTGATTATAAATTGAGAAATGCTATTATTGATTATTTCGAAAAAATCGATACGATTGCAGCAAAACAGGACGATAGATTTATTAAAGAATAG
- a CDS encoding bifunctional metallophosphatase/5'-nucleotidase: MKRRNFIQQTSAASAFVGLGGLSSLSFFEASKHITILHTNDVHSHIEAFGPDHHRNPNMGGVAKRAVLIEKIRQENPNTLLLDAGDIFQGTPYFNFYGGELEFKLMSKLKYDAATLGNHDFDNGIDGLFSQLPNAGFDFLISNYDFSNTIMHGQTKPYKVFTKNDVKIGVFGVGIELKGLVNDKLYKETQYLDPIEVATDMSAILKNEENCDLVICLSHLGYKYDSQKVDDHKLASKTDNIDLIIGGHTHTFLDEPIVVKNKVEKNVMINQVGCYGLYLGRIDFYLDGKNSAASNGKSMKVQP, translated from the coding sequence ATGAAAAGAAGAAATTTTATTCAGCAAACATCAGCAGCTTCAGCATTTGTAGGATTAGGTGGTTTATCTTCACTTAGTTTTTTTGAAGCTTCTAAACATATTACGATTTTGCACACTAACGATGTGCATAGTCACATCGAAGCATTTGGCCCAGATCACCATAGAAATCCAAATATGGGCGGAGTGGCTAAAAGAGCTGTTTTAATTGAAAAAATTAGACAGGAAAACCCTAATACTCTTTTGCTGGATGCGGGAGATATTTTTCAGGGAACGCCTTATTTTAATTTCTATGGTGGAGAGTTGGAATTCAAACTTATGAGTAAATTAAAATATGATGCCGCTACTTTAGGGAATCATGATTTTGATAACGGTATCGATGGGTTATTTTCACAACTTCCGAATGCCGGCTTTGATTTCCTTATTTCGAATTATGACTTCAGCAATACCATCATGCACGGGCAGACTAAACCCTATAAAGTGTTTACAAAAAATGATGTGAAAATTGGCGTTTTTGGTGTAGGAATCGAATTGAAAGGTCTCGTTAACGACAAGCTATATAAGGAAACGCAGTATCTTGACCCGATAGAAGTTGCTACAGATATGAGCGCTATTCTGAAGAACGAAGAAAACTGCGATCTGGTAATTTGTCTTTCACATTTAGGATATAAATACGATAGTCAAAAAGTAGACGATCATAAACTAGCCTCTAAAACCGATAATATCGATTTGATTATTGGCGGGCACACTCATACTTTTTTAGATGAACCAATTGTGGTTAAGAATAAAGTTGAAAAAAATGTGATGATTAATCAAGTAGGATGCTACGGACTTTATTTAGGCCGAATTGATTTCTATCTGGATGGAAAGAATTCAGCCGCTAGCAACGGAAAAAGCATGAAGGTTCAACCTTAA
- a CDS encoding nitroreductase family protein, whose translation MSLLEDLHWRYATKKMNGKKVPQDKLDYILEAARLAPSSSGLQPYKIIVISDQDLLDKIKGISWNQSQVSDCSHLLVFAAWDHYTDERVSKVFNYTMDERGLPHETMDDYKANILGLYEPLGKVWQAEHASKQSYISFAMAIAAAAEQKVDATPVEGFVPEKLDQLLKLEGSGYKSTLLLPLGYREEENDWLVNMKKVRTPKEDFITEMTIDDAAEFNDAPMDKTIGDLKK comes from the coding sequence ATGAGTTTATTAGAAGATTTACATTGGCGATATGCCACTAAGAAAATGAATGGCAAAAAAGTGCCTCAAGATAAATTGGATTATATATTAGAAGCCGCGCGTTTGGCTCCTTCTTCTTCAGGTTTACAGCCGTATAAAATCATTGTGATTTCAGACCAGGATTTATTAGATAAAATAAAAGGTATTTCTTGGAATCAGAGTCAGGTTAGCGATTGCTCTCATCTTTTAGTTTTCGCTGCATGGGATCATTATACTGATGAGCGTGTTTCTAAAGTATTCAACTACACCATGGACGAGCGTGGTTTACCACATGAAACAATGGACGATTATAAAGCAAATATTCTTGGACTTTATGAGCCATTAGGTAAAGTATGGCAAGCCGAGCATGCTTCAAAGCAAAGTTATATTTCTTTCGCTATGGCAATTGCTGCAGCTGCTGAACAAAAAGTTGATGCAACACCAGTAGAAGGTTTTGTTCCTGAAAAACTAGATCAGCTATTAAAATTAGAAGGTAGTGGTTATAAAAGCACACTGCTTTTACCTTTAGGTTACCGCGAAGAAGAAAACGACTGGTTGGTAAATATGAAAAAAGTTCGTACACCTAAAGAAGACTTTATTACAGAAATGACGATCGATGATGCTGCCGAATTTAACGACGCACCAATGGATAAAACGATTGGAGATTTAAAGAAATAA
- a CDS encoding AraC family transcriptional regulator, whose amino-acid sequence MNDWKPYAIKEYDQQELHLLRGNRNFLEGFSIFEESHLKGEASGFTFPFRTNHHLIILLLKGKVKLELNLNTHILEPNDLISVSGHMVTQSIDFLEDSKAIILTFTKNFALKNTLQSRTLESFKLLSSTNSKKVSLNADELEIFISIATYLRLKTKNIDEDHIEHKIIHAFNLIFYELRALYEKQHPLLPIEISRKEELSANFINSLKLHIKEERSVLFYADKLNVTPGHLTKMLKSISGKTARQLIDEAVILEAKILLENRSLSIAQITEALNFSDQSFFGKYFKKATGHSPSAYRNNLAQG is encoded by the coding sequence ATGAACGATTGGAAACCATATGCAATTAAGGAATATGATCAGCAAGAGCTTCATCTATTAAGAGGTAATAGAAATTTCCTAGAGGGTTTTAGCATTTTTGAAGAAAGCCATTTAAAAGGAGAGGCTTCCGGCTTTACGTTTCCCTTCCGTACCAATCATCACCTCATCATATTGCTTTTAAAGGGTAAAGTTAAATTAGAGCTTAATTTAAATACGCATATTCTAGAGCCTAACGATCTAATTTCGGTTTCGGGCCATATGGTCACACAATCCATAGATTTTTTAGAAGATTCGAAAGCAATCATCCTCACGTTTACAAAAAATTTCGCACTCAAAAACACGCTTCAAAGCAGGACGCTAGAATCCTTTAAGCTACTTTCTTCGACTAACAGTAAAAAGGTTTCTTTAAATGCTGATGAATTAGAAATTTTCATTTCTATAGCGACCTATCTTCGTCTTAAAACAAAAAATATTGATGAAGATCATATCGAGCATAAGATCATTCATGCCTTCAATTTAATTTTTTATGAGTTAAGGGCTTTATATGAAAAGCAACATCCTTTATTGCCTATTGAAATTTCTAGAAAAGAAGAACTTTCAGCAAACTTTATTAACTCATTAAAGTTACACATTAAAGAAGAACGCAGTGTACTGTTTTATGCTGATAAATTAAATGTTACTCCCGGACATCTTACTAAAATGCTTAAAAGTATTTCAGGGAAAACAGCTCGCCAATTAATTGATGAAGCAGTGATCCTTGAAGCCAAAATTTTATTAGAAAACAGAAGTCTAAGTATCGCTCAAATAACCGAAGCTCTCAATTTTAGTGATCAATCTTTTTTTGGTAAATATTTTAAAAAAGCTACAGGACATTCCCCCTCCGCCTATCGTAATAACCTCGCCCAAGGCTAA
- a CDS encoding efflux RND transporter periplasmic adaptor subunit: MKLIFFLRKNSAYPLVVTMLLMISTLTSCNDSAQKKQEATAYRVSVQKVTGSKGSEQFNYSGNLEADNTVSLSFSVNGRVQAIYAEEGQHVNKGQLLASLEQTRYQSAFAVAEANYTRAEDQLKRSQDLFDLKSLPERDLVVTKANKAQAKANMNLAAKDLEDTKLVAPFTGIITKKVTESGAMQSPGSPAFILTKTNVMYATASISESDIAHVSIGDSVEVEIPALNEKRTSQVSILVPQADNYSRTFEVKVKLDNNDGAILPGMLSKLHINTGISQDRISIPTTSILKDTDNIAYVFLAQPNKTAIKKRITIERATGMNQVIISSGLQEGDLLITEGNSKLVDGSPIQY; this comes from the coding sequence ATGAAGCTTATTTTTTTTCTAAGAAAGAACAGTGCATATCCTTTAGTAGTGACTATGCTTTTAATGATTTCAACATTAACTAGCTGTAACGACTCCGCTCAAAAAAAACAAGAGGCCACCGCTTATCGTGTTTCAGTTCAAAAAGTGACCGGCAGCAAAGGCTCAGAACAGTTTAATTACAGTGGTAATCTAGAAGCCGACAATACTGTTAGCTTGTCGTTTAGTGTTAATGGTCGGGTTCAGGCTATATATGCAGAAGAAGGTCAGCATGTTAACAAAGGCCAGCTTTTAGCATCTTTAGAACAAACGCGTTACCAAAGCGCTTTTGCTGTTGCTGAAGCCAACTATACCAGAGCTGAAGATCAACTTAAACGTAGTCAGGATCTATTTGATTTAAAAAGCTTACCAGAACGTGATCTAGTTGTCACTAAAGCAAATAAAGCTCAGGCGAAAGCTAATATGAATTTGGCTGCCAAAGATCTTGAAGACACTAAACTAGTAGCTCCTTTTACAGGGATAATTACTAAAAAAGTAACAGAATCTGGCGCTATGCAATCTCCCGGTTCTCCGGCTTTCATACTCACAAAAACCAATGTTATGTACGCTACCGCTTCTATTTCAGAAAGTGATATTGCTCACGTATCTATTGGAGATTCTGTAGAAGTTGAGATCCCTGCTTTAAACGAAAAGCGTACAAGTCAAGTAAGTATTTTGGTTCCTCAGGCAGATAACTACTCCCGAACTTTTGAAGTGAAGGTGAAATTAGACAATAATGATGGTGCGATTCTACCGGGTATGCTAAGTAAACTTCATATTAATACAGGAATTTCTCAAGACAGAATCAGCATACCAACTACGAGTATTTTAAAAGATACCGATAATATCGCCTATGTTTTTCTTGCACAACCTAATAAAACAGCAATTAAAAAACGTATCACGATAGAACGTGCTACAGGAATGAATCAGGTAATTATTTCGAGTGGACTACAAGAAGGAGATCTTCTAATTACAGAAGGAAACTCTAAACTGGTTGATGGAAGTCCTATTCAGTATTAA